In the Silene latifolia isolate original U9 population chromosome 1, ASM4854445v1, whole genome shotgun sequence genome, attttgggattttactcACGTGGCGAGAATCGGGCGTATtgcccgaatccgcccgtccgtgaagagagaatccgagcgtcttctctttaaatccgctcgtcttctcgttGTTTTTCAACCCGACTTTTTCCAATTAAATtaccaccccaccacacatactttgacacatcactattccttccacttaccctataaaacccacctccttatgactcccatacatatccaaatcactctctttgccctcaaaattaaaaatccccaattttctagggtttccaattctcaatcaacaaggaacatccttagcaaatcttcaaatcaaaagaacccaacaaaagaagcaagaatggcaccaaggagatcctcctttagaagtgcaagaagaccaaggatggtgggaagttcctctacctcacatctcaacaccattagaagggaacatgtagagattgtagatctcacaaggctcgatgatttctcgaatgtggaattccttgatgatgtgcagcgattggtcttccaccgactcttaagtaagaatattcttcccactaaatttctttgtcatgataccttaagaaagcttggaatttttcaccaagtagaagcgctctttgaggtttttggtctttcgactctctttcgcatgtttgaaccaacctatcggtcccttgtgctagaattcttaagctttttgaagattacaaccgtaaacaaagtgatatgcatagagtttcggTTAgaaaatgtttctaggatgatgacccttgtcgagtttgccaatgtgttcggacttgatgtttcgcctacccgaacatcaaagcccaaaaagtataatgttgcaccattgtggagggccatgacgggccgggatttcattcttaccaaagagtgtcttgcttttcacatccaaaacccgatcttgaggcttacatatcgatttctttcgggtactcttttcgcccgtcgagatccggccattgtcaaccaattggaccttgtatttatggaatcatacctcaacattcaagggagagataggtatcacttcaacgcacctctagttttgctagaaaagtgggcaaggtttagaaatggggacgatgatggaatgaagcacatagtgaatggtggactcataactagacttgcaaagcacttcaacccaaggttcaatgagaacaatgagtacactccacttacggggggaacaagaattaatgaagatctacttgtcgtccaacaccattggataacccttgagggggttgataagaggataaagtggttgacaaaagggagcgatccactctatctcccaatGCACGATCTACCTcgggtctccccaagaagaggaagcttgtccccaatgccctcctatctcatcccaagtcaaacaaggcaaactccacctccacaaaatccaccaccacaacaagaacaacaaactcaaaatgagaagataaaagtgcctccttacccctttccctaccaaccatataaccatccaaatcccttcatcctcccccgtgacgactttgtcacgggaattttgcaagatttacactaccgtcaatatgagacctccatggacacttattatgctctttacccccaatactatgagatggctcaaaaaggacggattagtgaggaaggagctttcccctcatgggctcaaatggaattgctctttcccaactcggagaaggctaatgaaggggcgaacggtcgcaaaggggacgaaagtggggattcttgtggaggtgatacggtgaagcttgagagtgaagatgaattcatggatccaagtttaagtgatgcttcaaaggatattttggatagcgatatagagggagatgatgcggatgcctaggagactacttcatcactaggtggagcaagcatgagcggccacctaagttcaagtgaagttctctcatctcttctctttatctttatttttcatgaaaagaagtttgtgtctatatctctttgtatttttatttcattttgatcattgttggtttagtcctagcaacatcaaaggactcacacctcggcaccattgaggtgttctttattgttcccatttgtaaaatccaaaataacaaactagtttcatgcatagcatagtgtgtgcatgaactatacccatccttggacattagcaatagtgtctcactcggtttggggaagttaatgcatacacaacgggaggtaatctaaattatcctctccgtcataacaaaaaccatgtatcatgtagtatagcttagtatagaattgcatttagtatagaaatcatgcatcatctttgcataatttccatcattttgcccattgaggacaatgcccatattagtgtggggatgggaattctaacatttaactcttattcaaaaacccataaaaatgaaaaatttcaaaaaatcataaaaattgaaaaaattgaaaacccaaaaacaagttcatttcctttgtatatattgtcttgtatatattgtgtttgttttatccttgttcacattgattgactacgccacatccgagacatgaggatattgaagaccgcatggtatgatctttccaatctcctttttcttctttatgttaatgactatgtggctttattttgattaatgcggtaaaaacaatgtgaatttaggattgcatttagtttatatgtcatattagttggtagaatcatttgcattagtatgtttatatgttagttgcatcatggcatgtagtttgcatggttagaaaattttgcgaaaccgtctacttgggaagcttgacaagtgtatataggccctagtagatgctttttcttcttaaaactttgcttgttagaatacttgtaaaataccctaggatgtgtcatgctagtatcctttgacccatggtttaaggccgagtcaagagtaccttgtggtgtgataactccttggctaccgtttattccaaggtgacccttgaaaccatgcacccatacatccatcatccatgttctaccatatttttgtcaacaaaagggaatgggcacaaaaaaagaaatcaatttgagttcaatgaaatgaaaaatgaaagaaagtttgcaaaaatgcatcaaatgaaaagaggagcaaaaatagaactcctaaaagcttcaaatacaaggcaccctcgttactaattggggtgactttgaaaatgttcaaaaagaaatgcaaaaagttgtcaagtattgaaatgccaaaaatcaaaaagaaatggcaagaaagtgttctcaaatgtcaaatgccacaagaaattggggggaaaacaaaaacaaaagcaaactcccaaaagtgaaactcaaacatctattgatccctttatccatcgtatccatttttgtgcatggtagagaggggacgacccttcttcttgtctagacaagagggggaattccgcgatcctccagtgtttctaacaccatagggagtctactcttgacaaaagcatttaacgattgaggacaaaggtaccctagcttgacacattttggaggtgatttattggtatccttctaggcttagtagtttgaagaaattgcatctatgaaggattgtgtacccttgaattgcttcccttgtaggtaatttccgccacttagatgaggaaagtggccattcttttgtagatgcatccattatatgtttttgtgtgctttaatgtttggatgtgtcgccattttggcaagacccaccttgccttgcaagaaggcatcctacctcatggttgtcttgttgtgagttgaaggggcggagtgagacccgctaattgtctcatatcggctatattattaggataggttagtattggtcctagtctttgtcacctctttactcgggacgagcaaaggttcggtttggggatatttgatgtgaccataattggcgcatatttagcccccgaattacccttgtttccatgctttttagtgcttatttgggtcatttcttatctttagttctttgttttgcatattctttgagattttgatcccttggtaggaaaggagtaagaatcttgcattttcatggcaaaacaagactaaattgatcaaattcaatgaccaagcatcaaggagagacaagattagaaggcctttgtacatatcatagtagaagagcaatgttgagaaaggatccttgagtccccaaggaaatccccaaggaatttatgaagaaaagggaagaaaaagaagaagtatcacgctgactgacaatccgagcggattgtcagcaatccgcccgtcccacctagccacaatccgagcgtcccggtgaatccgctcggattcccctcaacaatccgcccggattccccagaatccgctcggattccatcgaccaaatccggccgtcccgaccctaatccgcccggattccttcacagcgcgggttgtcttcttcaagctacgaaaagagaagcccttctctccaaaaataccggcttctccttgctctacttaaaaagtgtaattactagtttagcccttagttaaccctaatgcatcctccctaattttcactataaataccccattagtctaattagaggagcatgttcttcttatcaataattagtgtagttaatatcaatcaaatttctcttcaatattgtaaccaagtattaatcaagttttaatccaagttttagttctttaatctctcttttgttcatcctttattttgggtaattgaagattatttgggttattattgggagatttacaacctctcaatctagcattcaagtacttctattattcttgctttattattggaatcattagtaggtataatctcttaatccctttttaattattgttaattactttcatttattcatcatgtttcatattgttggtatgattgacaaccttgctagcatgatcaacatgataatgagtgagtagtctcttagctagggttaatgggtgattaggggaaaccaacatggggaatgattcatgcttaaattaatatgctttcatatcttatttgcttgcttattttgatctcaactcatgcacatgttatatttgatgaaatgctaagcctatgaatccttgcatttactatcatctcctatcttttcaatgagacttgtaagacataacccaactcgagtctcattagaccatgcatgttgttgagtagggaagattaagtcgacttgtaggtgttgtacaatctaatcgattcggctccgggacccaaactttcctaggattgtaagatataacccaactcaatccatcacaacaataattgcttgcttataatttgagaacatgtttgtatgatcatatcccatgattcccctatgatcccatgacaccctagtgcctttaatcaattgtttacaccccctttaattcatcttgcttgtttattttcattgttattctagtttagtaaccttctaaatcaacccaatttgtgacaccccttagacaccactagttacaatagaaatctcatttcaactcccgtcccttgggatccgacctttacttgcctctttactaattgtagagttgcttgttaagctataaattgtgttttgattcgaccatgaccaacgaccacatctatttatttgtgaatgcTAAACGGATCGATCCGTTTCGTAGTAATCTTTCAAGGTCTCGAATCCAAGTAGGCGAACATCAAGCACGTTCAGTAAAGAGTAGCGTCGGGAAAGAGCGTCGGCCACCACATTGCTTTTGACATCCTTATATTTTGAAGAGAAATGAAAGGATTGAAGAAAttcaacccatttggcatgtcttaAGCTCAGCTTCTGCGGTCCATTGATGTATTTTAAGGATTCATGGTCCGAATGTAGAATGAAGTGATTTGGGCGAAGATAGTGGCTCCAATGGTTGAGTGCTCTCACTATGGGGTAGAACTCCTTGTCATATGTGCAATATTTGAACCGAGCTCCACTTAGATTCTCGGAAAAATAAGCAATGGGTCTCTTTCCTTGGACCAACACAGCTCCAATTCCAACACCGCTCGCATCACACTCTACCTCGAAAGGTTGAGTAAAATCGGGAAGTGCTAGTATCGGTGCTTCACAAAGCCGTTGGATAATCGTCTCGAAAGCCCTTTGAGCAGCCTCGGTCCATACAaatgttcccttttttaaacactcgGTGATGGGACTTGTGATGGTGCTgaaatcttttatgaatcttcGGTAGAATGAAGCAAGTCCTTGGAAAGACCGAACCTCTGTGACGGACTTAGGCGTAGGCCATGACTTAATGGCCTCGATATTTGATTGGTCCACTGAAACTCCATATTTAGAAACCACATAGCCGAGAAATATGACACTCTTGACCAAGaatgaacatttctccttctttCCATATAGCTTTTGTTCCCGGAGAGTTTCGAACACTTTGCGAAGGTGTTTGAAGTGATCTTCTTTGCTTTGActgtaaaccaagatatcatctaAATAAACAACCACAAATTTTCCCAAGAATGGTTTGAGTACCTCGTTCATGAGCCGCATGAAAGTACTCGGAGCGTTGGTTAACCCGAATGGCATGACAGTCCATTCGTACAACCCATGTTTGGTCTTGAATGCAGTTTTCCATTCGTCACCTTCCCGCATTCGTATCTGATGATAGCCACTCCTCaggtcgatcttagaaaagatctTGGAGTCATgtaactcatcaagcatgtcATCAAGCCTTGGAATCGGGAAACGGTACTTGATAGTTATATTGTTCACGGCTCGACTAtcgatgcacatccgccaactccCATCCTTTTTCGGGACAAGAAGAGTAGGAACGGCACATGGACTCATGCTTTCACGAACATAACCTCGTTCCATTAGCTCCTCGATTTGGCGCTGCAACTCCTTGGTCTCTGTCGGGTTGCATCGATAGGCTGCTTTGTTAGGTAACGCAGCTCCAGGAATGAGATCGATTTGATGTTCGATCCCGCGAATAGGCGGCAATCCCGGTGGTAAATCTTCAGGGAAAACGTCCTCGAATTCCTTTAAGAGCGCCGCTAGCTGGGCATCCTTGATCCCAACTTTTGTTGCCTCGTCGACCACCATAAGATAGACACAACCACCTTCCTTTAAGACTTCACCAACTTCTTGCTCACTTGCAAACATGGTCATGCTTGCTGTTTTCCTTTGTGGGGTGCCCAAAGATCGGACAGCACTAGGTGCCATCGGTCTTAGGACAAGCTTCTTACCCTTGTCGACCAATTCATATTCGTTGCTTCGGCCACGGTGTATGACATTTCGATCGAATTGCCACGGACGCCCCAAGAGTATGTGGCATGCATCCATTGGCACTACGTCACACAAGATATTGTCGTCATAGGAGCCCATTGTTAACGCCACTTTGACTTGTTTGGTGACCTTCACCTTGTTCCCGTCATCAAGCCAATGTAACGCATATGGTTTGGGATGAGGTATGGTATCCAATCCCAACGTGTCCACCATCTTTGTAGAAGCAACgttggtacaactccctccatcgatGATTAGGCTACACCACTTGTCCTTCACTTGACATTTGGTGTGAAAAATCTGGTTCCTTTGTTCTGCCTCAATTGGTGTTGATTGAGTCTGCAAAGCACGAAGAACTAAAGCACAATCATATTTAGGAGCATCATAAGTTTCGATATCTCTATCGTTCTCCTCCTCTTCTCTTTCTTCGAAGTTGAACACATAACCCAATCGTTCTTCTTTATCATACAACTCGTCTCGAATGGCAATAGCTTCCCTTAGTGTAATGTTTCTCTTATTTGGGCACGCATTCTGAAAATGCCCAAATCCTTGGCATTTGAAACACCGTACTCTAGATAAACTTTTCTATTTAGGAACGGGTATCTTGGGAGCGGACTCAGGGGTGGAAATCGTCTTAGGTGCAGTCTCAACCGTACGACTACTCGGACTTCCCCTTGAGTGTCCTTCGCTCCTCCAGCTTCGACCACCCTCACCATGAGTTGGGGTGAGTTTGGCTTTCCCTTGGGCTTCGACCTTGAGACATAGATTACACAAGGAATCGAAGTCAGCGTAAGATTGTAATTCAACTGAATTGGCTATGTTATGATTCAGTCCACGAAGGAATCGAGCCATCTTCAAGTCTTCACTTTCCTCTATTCCTCCCATCAAAGTAAGGTTTTCAAACTCATTTATGTAATCTGAGACACTGCTCCTCTCTTGAGTCAACTCGGCAATCTTGCGATACGTTGTGAGCCTATACGTGGCTGGGACGTATCTCTTGCGTAGTTTCCTTTTGAGAGATTCCCAAGAGGATATCTTTTCCTTTCCGGCCCGGGCACGTTTTGCCTTAAAGCCTTCATACCATAGGGAGGCTCCACGACTTAGTCGTAGAATGGCGTACTTGCAACACTTTTCGTCATCCAGGTCTTTGAACTCAAACATCCGTTCAATTTTCCTCTCCCATCCGAGGTAATCCTCGGGATCCGTGCCTCCCACAAACTCGGGTAGTTCACTTACTTTGAATTCTTCTCGACTTTGTTGACGTGGTGTTCCGTTCACGCCAAGTTCCGAAAGATTTTGTAGTGCTTCTATAAGATTTTGAAGGAGATTAGGATTGTTGGgatccatatttttttttttgatgaaatcaAGACCCTTGGATCGTCTCGATTagtggaaatcaagagccgaagctctgataccacaattgatgtgaatcgcaagcggaagtcttaacttgtactagcaaatagacgaaggatccgaatgcactaggtgcaacccgatcaatccgtatattcgtagcgagatttgaatgaaaaagaaaagaatatttgtcgtagctagacctatagctacgccaatgggtgaattgtttgatactcgtcaaacaatccgacttaaacttaggatcacgtccttcgttcaagcaaggtgcgaaatcgcgtttcgacctcttaagccaaatcactcgtgtaacaacacaagaagacaagacaagttttagagaatactctcaagtttttacttcaaaattggatgatcaacaaatgaggactacaagccttatataggccgaaatccttggtgcccaaggctagtctttaatgccttgttgtgagttctaggctatgtggaagaactaggcaagactaaaccaaaaactaggtaagacctttgtaaaaactaggctatgacaaaaactaggtgagcttATTCAATGCATTTGGTctagcccattttcgaggttCATCCTTGCTCCACACGGTCCTCCACACGGTTCTACCCGTcccattggcgggtgatcatgcacttttctcgactcttattcgaaccgatccatgcttggtgactcgggttgtcttggtcgcttgtttcgataattatttcatcaaggtgattcgtattcacatcactaagtaattgaattgttttaatgcttggattaaattattgtttacgaaacaattgaaattgaaatcgaaTGAATAATTTACTATAAATACAAgacattgtaatttataatttgataaaccgttttggtacaagtaattacgaattactagtcgattttgtaaatgacatattttatgagtatgttgatttttaatatgataaaaatacattacaaattcacatgtcaagtaacatgtcacatatgtcacaattgacaaatgacaaaataaaatggacctcccattttatctatatgtgccgaaataatggaggatgTTTAGGATAATATATTGCGTTTtttatttaagtggaaaacacaatgatgaaagcctAACTTGTAGCAttgcatgcctatttttcttgggtagaaaaactagcccatgcattggacaTCATTCTCCCTCCTACCGGTTTTCACTTTGGTAATAGAGGAtgtttcctctacaattattcatacacatcttttatatttttctagtataagaaaaatgctttctctctacatcttatgagatttctagagaaataaacctcacaaaaaaaatactccctcttgaccgaaatattcaagagaaaaatacaatttattttgtgtcaattttatagtaaaacttatattattactagatcataataatatttgttattgagAGGTTTCCTTGAGTATTcatttttgggagagattctatacttgaatctttgttcatccacataaggaaagctcaagaacatgtgagtaggagaactcacttgtgcccaaataatctgaaatcttcaatgtaagatgatgatttcttccttattctttatattgtttgcatgcataagatttgtaattaattttatgactaaattaattaaaacatatataaatatggtaagtaatgagatatagatttctaacacataTTTGTATaataaccaattttttttttctgggaATAACATATAACGCAGTTGGATTTTAAATGTGCTGAATAACAAGGCCCAATTGGGAGACTAACGATTTCATATTATAATCAAACTGTGATTTTCACACAATAacaaggccctgttctttctggctttttagagccgaatcgaatcgaatcaaatcAATGGAGCCGAGAAATTTGAATCAAACAGAGCTGAATGAATCGAATGGAGCtaaacaatcaatcaacttaatcaatggagctgagctgaatcaatcaatcaatagagctgagctgaatcgaatcaatcgaatcaataaaGTCAATTGAGTGAACTAAATCAAATAATCatgttaataataatagtatttaatattattgttactaacaactataataatattaatattcatagtataa is a window encoding:
- the LOC141586999 gene encoding uncharacterized protein LOC141586999 codes for the protein MDPNNPNLLQNLIEALQNLSELGVNGTPRQQSREEFKVSELPEFVGGTDPEDYLGWERKIERMFEFKDLDDEKCCKYAILRLSRGASLWYEGFKAKRARAGKEKISSWESLKRKLRKRYVPATYRLTTYRKIAELTQERSSVSDYINEFENLTLMGGIEESEDLKMARFLRGLNHNIANSVELQSYADFDSLCNLCLKVEAQGKAKLTPTHGEGGRSWRSEGHSRGSPSSRTNACPNKRNITLREAIAIRDELYDKEERLGYVFNFEEREEEENDRDIETYDAPKYDCALVLRALQTQSTPIEAEQRNQIFHTKCQVKDKWCSLIIDGGSCTNVASTKMVDTLGLDTIPHPKPYALHWLDDGNKVKVTKQVKVALTMGSYDDNILCDVVPMDACHILLGRPWQFDRNVIHRGRSNEYELVDKGKKLVLRPMAPSAVRSLGTPQRKTASMTMFASEQEVGEVLKEGGCVYLMVVDEATKVGIKDAQLAALLKEFEDVFPEDLPPGLPPIRGIEHQIDLIPGAALPNKAAYRCNPTETKELQRQIEELMERGYVRESMSPCAVPTLLVPKKDGSWRMCIDSRAVNNITIKYRFPIPRLDDMLDELHDSKIFSKIDLRSGYHQIRMREGDEWKTAFKTKHGLYEWTVMPFGLTNAPSTFMRLMNEVLKPFLGKFVVVYLDDILVYSQSKEDHFKHLRKVFETLREQKLYGKKEKCSFLVKSVIFLGYVVSKYGVSVDQSNIEAIKSWPTPKSVTEVRSFQGLASFYRRFIKDFSTITSPITECLKKGTFVWTEAAQRAFETIIQRLCEAPILALPDFTQPFEVECDASGVGIGAVLVQGKRPIAYFSENLSGARFKYCTYDKEFYPIVRALNHWSHYLRPNHFILHSDHESLKYINGPQKLSLRHAKWVEFLQSFHFSSKYKDVKSNVVADALSRRYSLLNVLDVRLLGFETLKDYYETDRSV